A DNA window from Brassica napus cultivar Da-Ae chromosome C1, Da-Ae, whole genome shotgun sequence contains the following coding sequences:
- the LOC106449277 gene encoding uncharacterized protein LOC106449277, protein MEMLRSFSTRTRSRRGGYERVSDDSTFSLLGAKLKRSTSVPYYAPSIKLGAGGVPAILEELPRQKSKKVKPPSKFSHPIFSFLYGKKKKPSTTRKPEFSRYLEYLKEGGMWDARTNAPIIYYK, encoded by the coding sequence ATGGAAATGCTAAGAAGCTTTAGCACAAGGACAAGAAGCCGCCGTGGAGGCTACGAGCGAGTAAGTGATGATTCAACTTTCAGTTTACTGGGAGCCAAGCTAAAGAGATCGACGAGTGTTCCTTACTACGCTCCATCTATCAAGCTTGGTGCTGGTGGTGTTCCAGCCATACTAGAGGAGCTTCCTCGTCAGAAATCCAAGAAAGTCAAACCTCCAAGCAAATTTAGCCACCCTATCTTTAGCTTCTTATAcggcaagaagaagaagccgtCGACGACAAGGAAGCCTGAGTTTTCTAGGTATCTTGAGTATCTGAAAGAAGGTGGTATGTGGGATGCGAGAACTAATGCGCCTATTATTTATTACAAGTAG
- the LOC106391146 gene encoding lysM domain-containing GPI-anchored protein 1-like, whose translation MNESLLTWPSSFSVVSLSVVFLSPSFSFEDWSKWSVAAIPCLILLPCACFNGTDNSLPAVYLSYVVKGVDTLLGIARRYETTLTDLMNVNAMGAPDVSSGDILAVPLSACASNFPKYASDYGLIVPNGSYALAAGHCVQCSCALGSRSLYCEPASLAVSCSSMQCTNSNLMLGNITVQQSSAGCNVTTCDYNGFANGTILTMLSRSLQPRCPGPQQYAPLLAPPDTVPKTMIIRSS comes from the exons atGAATGAATCCTTGTTGACGTGGCCTTCTTCGTTTTCTGTAGTTTCTCTCTCTGTTGTCTTTCTTTCTCCGTCATTCTCCTTTGAAGATTGGAGCAAATGGTCGGTGGCTGCTATCCCCTGTCTTATTCTTCTGCCGTGCGCTTGCTTCAACGGGACGGATAATTCTCTGCCGGCGGTTTATCTGTCGTACGTGGTGAAGGGGGTGGATACGTTGTTGGGGATAGCGAGGAGGTATGAGACTACGCTTACTGATTTGATGAATGTGAATGCTATGGGTGCTCCTGATGTTAGCTCCGGTGATATCCTCGCCGTTCCTTTGTCAG CTTGTGCTTCTAATTTTCCCAAGTATGCTTCGGATTATGGATTGATAGTTCCAAATGGTAGCTACGCTCTAGCAGCAGGCCACTGCGTGCAATGCAGCTGTGCGCTTGGGAGCCGCAG TTTGTATTGTGAGCCTGCTTCTTTAGCCGTCTCTTGCTCGAGTATGCAGTGTACAAACAGCAACCTCATGCTCGGTAACATCACGGTCCAGCAGAGTAGCGCTGGCTGTAACGTGACGACTTGTGATTACAATGGTTTCGCCAACGGCACCATCTTGACCATGCTGTCTAGATCTCTACAGCCACGATGTCCCGGGCCTCAACAATATGCGCCACTTCTAGCTCCTCCTGATACTGTTcctaagaccatgattatccGGAGCTCTTAA
- the LOC106449443 gene encoding auxilin-like protein 1, whose translation MEKNLSHHHSRNPKKPHNNGNGVYTSSVKTSNTVTTTTTYDDVFGGPPRFGPPTLSPRLEDYCEIFSGFNGSSRAAVSSIPILDLPLDKGLSFDVRRESFDYLEVFGGFDGLDSAPSYDELFIQRDTVADGDSSDGAWTPEEEEEEEVEEKSPSFSNGRDSYDSIEFNISFHKANQVNGGTSVSRVAPDLGSSSCVAAFEGKDGCDQKRCYSGATTSCLSEPFVTVSEIGLKTHPTGIPPPSRPPPVLKSDFRRSGSNSRTTGSEGSNEEGSSPPFFDVEVDASSAAVREAMVKAEAKLKSAKEMFEKKQTSMNGRMSEEGKSSHAAGLDHKSLSSQGSVNSDGNEEWEEATQFVELVRTEQPRNADENSGGEDVSFPRNAGFFDQKLTWGANADWEKQQRRAKGDREEDHEAKKLPKHPGARKVASRHKRREDRLVEKAPEKLRDVELQFEIGNNVSDHGGIVKQRNLIRPEESKPLTEKLSKQKMADRKEAEKNLDNVFDWEQNARKLREALGLSDNDSTLEVPLGTNGEMDESERKLKEALRRMEEETSSKEEASVKEETEAFEKAENEKRLKAALEQEERLKKLKEENERREAEAREKAEQERRRKEQEEYELQLKEAFEKEEENRRMREAREKAEEEERRRKEQEECERRLKEAFEKEEEKNRRMREAREKAEAENERKMKEAREKEENERRRIKEAHEKAEVERRMKEALEREEKERQIKELQERRAKEALEQAENERKLKEACEKEENEKTLKEAIELEEKEKRLIEAFERAETERRLKEELEQEETRLQEAKEREERENQERQEKERDERQEDTCEMEKTCETTNEALEEDERVDNHEPVNKVLVEEEEEEGPSQRVSVSEEACHWKVFEKNLKDASQKEGTNELDTESEKLNGVESGEESASVTEAKLNQKSKTVEERSEDEKLVKNGTVGGAKLERPLPSRVFMQREKEAERLKRELDTKMENLRKIEEEREREREREKDRMAFDQRALADARERLEKACAEARERSFPSTEARLRAERAAVERATAEARERAAEKAAFEARDRMERSVSDKQLGSFGERTEKQFQNSASFGASRYQNSPGADGESPQRYTSRLERHRRTADRVAKALAEKNMRDLVAQREQAERVRIAETLDAEVKRWSSGKEGNIRALLSTLQYILGSESGWQPLPLTEVITSAAVKRAYRKATLCVHPDKLQQRGANIHQKYICEKVFDLLKEAWNRFNSEER comes from the exons ATGGAGAAGAATCTCTCCCACCACCACTCTCGTAACCCGAAGAAACCTCACAACAACGGTAACGGCGTTTACACCTCCTCCGTCAAAACATCAAACACCGTTACAACAACCACAACATACGACGACGTTTTCGGCGGCCCGCCTCGTTTCGGCCCCCCGACTCTATCCCCCCGCCTCGAAGACTACTGCGAAATCTTCTCCGGCTTCAACGGCTCCTCACGCGCCGCCGTCTCCTCGATTCCAATCCTCGATCTCCCCCTCGATAAAGGCCTCTCCTTTGACGTCCGGAGAGAGAGCTTCGACTACCTCGAAGTCTTCGGAGGCTTCGACGGTCTCGATTCAGCTCCCTCGTACGATGAGCTCTTTATCCAGAGGGACACGGTGGCTGACGGAGATTCCTCCGACGGTGCTTG GActcctgaagaagaagaagaagaagaagtggaggAGAAAAGTCCTTCCTTTTCGAACGGAAGAGATTCGTATGACTCGATTGAGTTCAACATCTCTTTTCACAAAGCTAATCAGGTGAACGGCGGCACGAGCGTCTCACGTGTAGCGCCTGATCTTGGCTCTTCTTCTTGTGTTGCTGCCTTTGAAGGCAAGGATGGTTGTGATCAGAAGCGTTGTTATAGTGGAGCTACTACGTCTTGTCTTAGTGAACCTTTTGTGACGGTTTCTGAGATTGGTTTGAAGACTCATCCTACTGGGATACCGCCTCCTTCGAGACCGCCTCCTGTGTTGAAGAGTGATTTTAGGAGGTCGGGTTCTAATTCTAGGACTACTGGATCTGAAGGGTCTAATGAGGAAGGTAGTTCTCCGCCGTTCTTTGATGTTGAGGTTGATGCGAGTTCAGCTGCTGTGAGGGAAGCTATGGTTAAAGCTGAGGCAAAACTTAAAAGTGCAAAAGAGATGTTTGAAAAGAAGCAAACCTCCATGAACGGTAGAATGAGCGAGGAAGGGAAATCAAGCCATGCAGCTGGTCTGGACCATAAGTCTCTCTCTTCTCAAGGGTCTGTAAACTCTGACGGAAACGAGGAATGGGAAGAGGCTACACAGTTTGTTGAGCTGGTGAGAACAGAGCAGCCTAGAAACGCTGATGAGAACAGTGGTGGAGAAGATGTTTCTTTCCCTCGTAATGCAGGGTTCTTCGACCAGAAGCTAACATGGGGAGCTAATGCTGACTGGGAGAAGCAACAGAGGAGAGCAAAAGGAGACAGGGAGGAGGATCATGAAGCTAAGAAGTTGCCAAAACACCCTGGAGCGAGAAAGGTAGCGTCTAGGCATAAGAGACGTGAGGACAGGCTTGTAGAAAAAGCTCCTGAGAAGTTGAGAGATGTTGAGCTGCAATTTGAGATAGGCAACAATGTATCTGATCATGGTGGGATAGTGAAACAAAGAAACCTGATTAGGCCAGAAGAAAGCAAGCCCTTAACTGAGAAACTTTCAAAGCAAAAGATGGCAGACCGGAAAGAAGCTGAAAAGAATCTGGATAATGTGTTTGATTGGGAACAAAATGCAAGAAAGCTGAGGGAGGCTCTTGGTCTATCAGATAACGATAGCACGCTAGAGGTTCCCCTTGGAACGAATGGCGAAATGGACGAGAGTGAGAGAAAACTGAAGGAGGCCTTGAGGCGGATGGAGGAAGAAACTAGCTCTAAAGAGGAGGCTAGTGTAAAGGAAGAAACAGAAGCTTTTGAGAAGGCAGAGAATGAGAAAAGACTAAAGGCAGCTTTGGAGCAAGAAGAGAGGCTCAAAAAGCTTAAAGAAGAGAATGAACGGAGAGAGGCAGAGGCTCGTGAAAAGGCAGAGCAAGAAAGGAGAAGGAAAGAGCAGGAAGAGTATGAATTGCAGCTAAAAGAAGCCTTtgaaaaggaagaagagaacCGTAGAATGAGAGAGGCTCGCGAAaaggcagaagaagaagaaaggagaaggaaAGAACAAGAAGAGTGTGAAAGGAGGCTAAAAGAAGCTTttgaaaaggaagaagaaaagaacCGTAGAATGAGAGAGGCCCGTGAGAAGGCAGAAGCAGAGAATGAAAGGAAAATGAAAGAAGCACGTGAAAAGGAAGAAAACGAACGGAGAAGAATAAAAGAGGCTCATGAGAAGGCAGAGGTGGAGCGAAGGATGAAAGAAGCTCTTGAACGAGAAGAGAAGGAAAGGCAGATTAAAGAGTTGCAAGAGAGGAGAGCCAAAGAGGCTCTTGAGCAGGCAGAGAACGAGAGGAAGCTGAAAGAAGCATGTGAAAAAGAGGAGAATGAGAAGACGCTGAAAGAAGCTATCGAGctagaagagaaagaaaaaaggcTGATAGAAGCTTTTGAGAGGGCGGAGACTGAGAGAAGACTGAAAGAGGAGCTTGAACAAGAAGAGACGAGGCTGCAAGAGGCCaaggaaagagaagaaagagaaaatcaAGAGCGCCAGGAAAAGGAGAGAGACGAGAGACAAGAAGACACATGTGAAATGGAGAAAACGTGTGAAACCACCAATGAGGCTTTGGAAGAGGATGAGAGAGTAGACAACCACGAACCAGTGAACAAAGTActagtggaagaagaagaagaggaaggaccAAGCCAGAGAGTTTCTGTGTCCGAAGAAGCCTGTCACTGGAAGGTATTTGAAAAGAATCTTAAAGACGCAAGCCAAAAAGAAGGAACCAATGAGCTGGATACTGAATCTGAGAAGCTGAACGGAGTAGAATCAGGTGAGGAGTCTGCTTCTGTGACTGAAGCAAAGCTCAACCAGAAAAGCAAAACAGTTGAAGAAAGATCAGAAGACGAGAAACTCGTCAAAAACGGAACTGTTGGCGGTGCCAAACTAGAAAGACCACTGCCATCTCGAGTATTCATGCAACGGGAGAAAGAAGCAGAGAGGCTAAAGCGAGAGCTAGACACCAAGATGGAGAATCTAAGAAAGATAGAGGAAGAAAGGGAGAGGGAAAGAGAAAGGGAGAAGGATCGAATGGCTTTTGATCAGAGAGCCTTGGCTGATGCACGCGAAAGACTGGAGAAAGCATGCGCCGAGGCCAGAGAAAGGTCTTTCCCTTCAACGGAGGCTAGACTCAGAGCAGAACGTGCAGCAGTGGAGAGAGCAACCGCTGAAGCTCGTGAACGTGCAGCTGAAAAGGCTGCTTTTGAGGCAAGAGATCGGATGGAGAGATCAGTTTCTGATAAGCAGTTAGGTTCTTTTGGTGAGCGAACCGAGAAGCAGTTTCAGAACTCAGCCTCTTTTGGTGCTTCAAGATATCAAAACTCTCCTG GTGCTGATGGTGAATCACCTCAAAGGTATACATCGAGACTAGAAAGGCATCGAAGAACAGCTGATCGTGTAGCTAAAGCTTTAGCAGAGAAGAACATGCGTGATCTCGTGGCTCAGAGAGAACAAGCAGAGAGAGTT AGGATTGCTGAAACCTTAGACGCTGAAGTAAAGAGATGGTCAAGTGGGAAAGAAGGAAACATAAGAGCATTACTCTCAACATTACAATAC ATCCTTGGTTCTGAAAGCGGTTGGCAACCGTTACCGTTAACAGAAGTCATAACATCAGCAGCTGTGAAACGAGCTTATAGGAAAGCAACGCTTTGTGTTCATCCAGATAAGTTGCAGCAACGAGGTGCAAATATTCACCAGAAATATATCTGTGAAAAGGTCTTTGATCTTCTTAAG gAAGCTTGGAACAGATTCAACTCTGAAGAAAGGTAG
- the LOC106449171 gene encoding probable methyltransferase TCM_000336 has protein sequence MDKRDLEREFHMTGGDGKTSYARNSTFQKKASDQAKHITLETLQELYKETKPKSLGIADLGCSSGPNTLSTIRDIIKAVEFSHRREIPSQPLPEFSIFLNDLPGNDFNSIFKTLPDFHIELKRDAKNGECPSVFISAYPGSFYGRLFPENTIHFNYASYSLHWLSKIPPDLYDDQGKSINKGCVNICSSSPEAVSKAYYSQFKEDFSMFLRFRSKELVASGRMVLIMLGRESPDYVDRGNSFLWELLARSIANLVAQGETEEEKLNSYEMHFYAPSAAEIEDEVKEEGSFELEKLEMLEVDKEKGDEDGVSYGKTAAKTVRAVQESMLALHFGEEILDKLFDTYGRMVDEELAKEDIRPITFVVVLKRKL, from the exons ATGGATAAGAGGGATCTAGAAAGAGAGTTTCACATGACAGGAGGAGATGGGAAAACTAGTTATGCAAGAAACTCTACCTTCCAG AAGAAAGCATCTGATCAAGCAAAACACATAACACTAGAGACACTGCAAGAACTCTACAAGGAGACAAAACCAAAGAGTTTAGGAATAGCTGACTTGGGATGTTCTTCAGGACCAAACACTCTCTCCACCATTAGAGACATCATCAAAGCCGTGGAGTTTTCTCACCGCCGAGAGATCCCAAGCCAGCCCTTGCCGGAATTCAGCATCTTCCTTAACGATCTCCCAGGAAATGACTTCAACTCCATATTCAAGACCTTGCCTGATTTTCACATAGAGCTAAAGAGAGATGCCAAAAACGGTGAATGCCCTTCAGTATTCATTTCAGCTTACCCTGGATCATTCTATGGAAGGCTCTTCCCTGAAAATACCATCCACTTTAACTATGCCTCTTACAGCTTACACTGGCTTTCCAAG ATTCCTCCAGATTTGTATGATGATCAAGGCAAGTCTATAAACAAAGGTTGTGTTAACATCTGCTCTTCAAGCCCTGAAGCTGTTTCCAAAGCTTACTACAGTCAATTCAAGGAAGATTTCTCCATGTTCCTTCGGTTTAGATCAAAAGAGTTGGTTGCTTCAGGCAGAATGGTGCTCATAATGCTCGGAAGAGAAAGTCCTGATTATGTGGATAGAGGAAACTCTTTCCTCTGGGAGCTTCTGGCTAGATCCATAGCCAATCTTGTCGCACAG GGAGAAACTGAGGAAGAGAAGCTAAATTCTTACGAGATGCACTTTTACGCCCCGAGTGCTGCTGAGATAGAAGATGAAGTGAAGGAAGAAGGGTCTTTTGAACTAGAGAAGTTAGAGATGTTAGAAGTTGACAAGGAGAAAGGCGACGAGGATGGTGTTAGTTATGGTAAGACGGCTGCAAAGACGGTAAGAGCGGTTCAAGAGTCAATGCTTGCTCTACACTTCGGGGAAGAGATTCTTGACAAGCTGTTTGATACATATGGTAGAATGGTTGACGAGGAGTTGGCCAAAGAAGACATAAGACCCATCACATTTGTTGTTGTCCTGAAAAGGAAACTTTGA
- the LOC106449546 gene encoding uncharacterized protein LOC106449546, with the protein MQMLRSFSTRTRSRLGGYERVSDDSTFSLLGAKLRRSTSVPYYAPSIKLGAGGVPTILEELPRQKSKKVKPTSKFSHPIFSFLYGKKKKSPTTRKPEFSRYLEYLKEGGMWDARTNTPVIYYK; encoded by the coding sequence ATGCAAATGCTAAGAAGCTTTAGCACGAGGACAAGAAGCCGTCTTGGAGGCTACGAGCGAGTGAGTGATGATTCAACTTTCAGTTTACTCGGAGCAAAGCTAAGAAGATCGACGAGTGTTCCTTACTACGCTCCATCTATCAAGCTTGGTGCTGGTGGTGTTCCGACCATACTCGAGGAGCTTCCTCGTCAGAAGTCCAAGAAAGTCAAACCAACAAGCAAATTTAGCCACCCTATATTTAGCTTTTTAtatgggaagaagaagaagtcaccGACCACCAGGAAACCTGAGTTTTCTAGATATCTTGAGTATTTGAAAGAAGGTGGTATGTGGGATGCGAGAACTAATACTCCTGTTATCTATTACAAGTAG